CGAAGCGCTGCGAGGCAAAGGTCGACGCCAAAAAACAAGATACCAAAAACGCCAAGTGGAGTACCGCCGCCCTTGAAGGAGCTAAGCAAAGCGGCAATCCCTACTTGGTGCAAATCGAAGACCTCACGGACTTCCAAAGCTTCATGGAACTCAGTCGCGCCTTCGAACTGAAGCTCATCGCCAGCCTGGAGCCTCACGCTCTCCCCCTGAAACAGCATCTCGCCTCGCGAAAAGAGAAGCTTCCCAGCTCCGCCATTTGCTTGATCGGCCCCGAGGGCGACTTTACCCCCGAAGAATACGAAGAAGCTGCCCAAAATGGCTTTCTTCCCACCAGGCTCGGCCCTTATGTGATGCGAAGCGAAACGGCCGCCGTGCACGCGCTGAGCATTCTACAACATGAGCTCACGAATCGTTAAGCCACGGAAAACGGGAGATCGCGACGCCTCGTCTTTTCCCCTATCCGATCCTAGTGTTAAGAATTAAATCATAGTGTAAAAAAAACAGACAGATCTGAGTCCTTCGTTAAACTACTTAAAAAGAAAGTAACGACTCATATCCAACAACTTACGCTACCCCAAGCAAGTTTGGCACTCTATTCGCTCCTTTCCAGAGCAGCTTCCCGCGGGTCTAAGGGCTCGCCCGAAGCTGCTAATCGAAGGACCGAGATGAACCAAGCAAGCACAACACAATCCCAAACCGGCACGCCCCTTGTCGACCCGCAAGAATCGCCGGCGAAGGTGGCCCCCAACGAACAGTTGGCCGGCAGTGCCGATCTTGCGCTAATCGTCCTCGGCGTTCTCTTGCTCGGAGTTAGCAGCTACATGTTCCTCCTGAAGCTTTGCAAGAGCCTCGCTACCAGCGGCAACAAATAAGGCCGCAGCACTCGAAAACAAAAAAAAAGCCCGATCTGAACAGTCGGGCTTTTCTCGTTTCGGAAACTTGAAAATGAGCGCCTTGCTGGCGGACTACCAAGTCATCAAGCCGCCAGCAAAAGTGAATCCGGCGCCGACCGAGCAGAAGATGATCTTGTCGCCTTCTTCGAAAATCTCTTCCTCGGCAGCCCAGCCCAAAGCCATGGAAACAGACGCAGCCGAGGTGTTGCCGTACTTGTTGATAGTCACGACAAATTTCTCGTAAGGGATGCCCACTCGCTTGCTCACGGCTCTCAGAATACGGGCGTTGGCTTGGTGCGGCACAATCCAAGAAACGTCATCCGGCTTCAGCCCGTGCCTCTCGAGCGCGCTCTCGATGATGTTCGAGAAGGCCAGAACGGCACGCTTGAAAACGACTCCTCCATCCATCTTCAGATAAAAGGAATCCAGGTCCTCGCCCGGCGAGGGCATCGGCTTGAGGGCGCCACCACCGGTGCGTGAAATCGCGTCGGTGAAACGGGCGTCACCGCTGAGCTCCAAACGATGCAGGCGGTGCCCACCTTCGCCCTTGGTCAGAATGGCCGCTCCCGCGCCGTCACCGAAGAGGAATGCCGTCTCGTGGTCCTTAGGGTTGGTGATTCGCGAAAGGATTTCCGCCGTCACCACCAAAATGTTTTTCGCGGTACCGCCGTAGATCAGGCTGCGCCCCACCTCCAAAGCGTAGAGCCAACCGGAACAGGCCGCATTCAAGTCAAACGCCAAGGCGGACTCCACGCCTAGTTCCCTGGCAAGAATGCTGGCTGCGCCCGGCACCGGGTGGTCCGGCAAGAGCGTAGCCACCACCACAGCGTCAATGTCCGAAACCTCCAAGCCGGCCATCTTCAGGGCATGACGAGTCGCCTTGCTCGCAAGGCTGGTCGCCGACTCGCCTTCGGAAATAACGTACCGTTGCTGGATGCCAGTAACCTTGACGATTTCCTCTTCGGTCTTGCCTGGGAACTGCTTCAGGATTTCCGCGTTGGATCGCATGTTTTGCGGCACCGCATATCCGATGCCGGCGACGCAAGCGGTTTGAGTGGAGCCATCTCCAACCGCGACGGCCGCAGCTTGCGAAACCGTGGCCTTGGCGGGGACATAGGCTTCCAGATCGTCTCCCGTCACGCGTCCTCCCGGTCCCGTACCTACGATGTCGGTCATGGACTCTGGATCGAAGCCTCGCTCCAAGGCCAACTTCTTGGCCCGCGGCGTCCAGCGAATGCCGTTCGCCTTGGCGAGCGGTGCGGTAGTCACCGGAGCAACAAGCGGAGCGGAAGCGACTTCCTGCATCACCGGAGCAGCGGGCGGCGCCTCAGGCTTCGCCTCTTTCACTGCCGAAGTCGCTTGAGGCGCTGCATCCGCATCCACCGTGAGGTGGGCTACGGACGTATCCTCCGTTTCAATACGAACGAAGGGCGCGCCAACTTCGAGGATATCCCCCGCACGGCAATGGATCTGCCGTACCACCCCGTCGCACGGAGCTTCGAAGTCGAAGACCGACTTGTCGCTCTCCAACTCTGCTATCTTCTCGCCCTTTGCGATTTCCTGACCTGCTTCGACTTCGAGGTCGATCAAGGTCATTTCGTTGACAGTAGCCCCCATGGAAGGGATCGGCACGTCGATGAGAAAGCTCATTGGCTTCAGTACTAGGGTTTAGTGGTAATCAGTTGCAGACTGGACCCGCTTAGCGATTTTCGTGGCGGTTGATGGCCGCTTCCACGAAGGCCTGGAAAAGCGGGTGGGCCTTGTTTGGCTTGGAAAGGAATTCCGGATGCGATTGTACCGCGAGGAACCAAGGGTGTTCCTTCAACTCGACCATTTCCACGAGATTGCGCTTCGGGTTCACGCCGCTGACCACCAACCCCGCCTTTTCGAGATCCTCGACAAAAGCGTTGTTCACTTCGTAGCGATGGCGGTGACGTTCACGAATGATCTCCTGGCCGTAGGCGGCGAAGGCATGCGTGCCTTTCTTGACCTTGCACTCGTAGGAGCCAAGACGCATGGAACCGCCCTTGTCGACGACTTGCTTCTGCTCTTCCATCAAGGTGATGACCGGATGCTCGGTCTTCTCGTCGAATTCGAGGCTATTGGCCGACTTCAAGCCGAGCACGTTGCGGGCGTACTCGATAACCGCAATCTGCAGACCAAGACAGAGGCCGAAGT
The Pelagicoccus enzymogenes DNA segment above includes these coding regions:
- a CDS encoding RsmE family RNA methyltransferase — encoded protein: MPDFRSYHEHAPKNVGDQVLLGPEESNHLVAANRARVGDSVSLFNGLGCECEARLLDANKRKALLEITEISFAPPTPYRIALAQALPKGKLMESIIRKASEIGAQQIFPVASKRCEAKVDAKKQDTKNAKWSTAALEGAKQSGNPYLVQIEDLTDFQSFMELSRAFELKLIASLEPHALPLKQHLASRKEKLPSSAICLIGPEGDFTPEEYEEAAQNGFLPTRLGPYVMRSETAAVHALSILQHELTNR
- a CDS encoding beta-ketoacyl-ACP synthase 3, with the protein product MSFLIDVPIPSMGATVNEMTLIDLEVEAGQEIAKGEKIAELESDKSVFDFEAPCDGVVRQIHCRAGDILEVGAPFVRIETEDTSVAHLTVDADAAPQATSAVKEAKPEAPPAAPVMQEVASAPLVAPVTTAPLAKANGIRWTPRAKKLALERGFDPESMTDIVGTGPGGRVTGDDLEAYVPAKATVSQAAAVAVGDGSTQTACVAGIGYAVPQNMRSNAEILKQFPGKTEEEIVKVTGIQQRYVISEGESATSLASKATRHALKMAGLEVSDIDAVVVATLLPDHPVPGAASILARELGVESALAFDLNAACSGWLYALEVGRSLIYGGTAKNILVVTAEILSRITNPKDHETAFLFGDGAGAAILTKGEGGHRLHRLELSGDARFTDAISRTGGGALKPMPSPGEDLDSFYLKMDGGVVFKRAVLAFSNIIESALERHGLKPDDVSWIVPHQANARILRAVSKRVGIPYEKFVVTINKYGNTSAASVSMALGWAAEEEIFEEGDKIIFCSVGAGFTFAGGLMTW